In Campylobacter concisus, a single window of DNA contains:
- the fliD gene encoding flagellar filament capping protein FliD, whose product MAVGNVTNLGIGTKNSGLNDDLIKKLKEADEAGQIKPLTKRLERNDLKQKDLAALKTLVSNVNVSGKTLGGEALYLKRTTNNAGKSVTASAANGVSVQNFSIDVQKLAQKDTFQSSNFKNASNLVGATNNGSFDVEIDGQKFSISVTRSTTYQDIVDKINDISRGKLQARILNVGGDKPNQIMLQSGNTGATQTIKFSNDTAGVLDKLGWDSTQFQDKDANGTLLTNPDGTPKMTSNFEKNRILKAQDAEFTYNGVNVKRSKNTFNDLRPGISITLNETGKTNVSVSQDTKEVIKAVEEFIKDYNLMTMNLGIATKYDEEKGAGTFQGVSEISSLRSNIGRLVNGQDSEGKALSKYGIVPDKDGQLQLDLNKLNAALSKDPEEIQKFFMGSNKIEPISYMGASTVSAGALDIKAGDLTINGKSVTFSTTATATAEENALKLQQAINDAGITGVTASLDKSGKRIVLKRSDGENIEVKGKNSALTALGMNEANINPVTKKTDGLFTKLAKMLDGVVGKSGTMVAMQNQLKDENESITKNKESTQKLLDEKYTTMQERFIKYNAIIASLENQFSTLKSIIDAEINSRK is encoded by the coding sequence ATGGCAGTAGGTAACGTAACAAATTTAGGTATCGGTACAAAAAATAGCGGACTAAATGATGATCTTATCAAGAAATTAAAAGAAGCAGATGAAGCAGGACAGATCAAGCCTTTAACAAAAAGGCTAGAAAGAAATGACCTAAAGCAAAAAGACCTTGCAGCGCTAAAAACTCTAGTTAGCAACGTAAACGTAAGTGGCAAAACACTTGGCGGAGAGGCACTTTATCTAAAAAGAACTACAAACAATGCTGGCAAAAGCGTAACAGCCTCAGCAGCAAATGGCGTTAGCGTTCAAAATTTTAGTATAGATGTGCAAAAACTTGCTCAAAAAGATACATTTCAAAGCTCAAATTTCAAAAACGCTTCAAACTTAGTAGGTGCGACAAACAACGGCTCTTTTGATGTTGAGATCGATGGACAAAAATTTTCTATTAGCGTAACTAGATCAACCACATATCAAGATATTGTAGACAAGATAAATGATATTAGTCGTGGTAAATTGCAAGCTAGAATTTTAAATGTTGGCGGAGATAAGCCAAATCAAATCATGCTTCAATCAGGCAACACTGGCGCAACACAGACTATTAAATTTTCAAATGATACAGCTGGTGTTTTAGATAAACTTGGCTGGGATAGCACACAGTTTCAGGATAAAGATGCAAATGGCACTCTACTAACAAATCCTGATGGCACACCAAAGATGACATCAAATTTTGAGAAAAATAGAATTTTAAAGGCACAAGATGCGGAATTTACATATAACGGAGTAAATGTAAAAAGAAGCAAAAATACCTTCAACGACTTAAGGCCGGGAATTTCTATTACATTAAATGAAACTGGCAAAACAAACGTAAGCGTCTCTCAAGATACGAAAGAAGTAATAAAAGCGGTTGAAGAATTTATCAAAGACTACAACCTAATGACCATGAACCTTGGTATAGCCACAAAATATGACGAGGAAAAGGGAGCTGGCACTTTCCAAGGCGTTAGCGAAATTTCAAGCTTAAGATCAAACATTGGTCGTCTTGTAAATGGACAAGATAGCGAAGGCAAAGCATTAAGCAAATATGGCATAGTGCCTGATAAAGACGGACAGCTTCAGCTTGATCTAAATAAGCTAAATGCAGCTCTTAGCAAAGATCCTGAAGAGATTCAGAAATTTTTCATGGGATCAAATAAGATCGAGCCAATAAGCTATATGGGAGCATCGACTGTTAGTGCTGGAGCATTAGACATAAAAGCTGGTGATCTTACGATAAACGGTAAGTCAGTTACATTCTCAACTACAGCCACTGCCACAGCTGAAGAGAATGCGCTAAAGCTTCAACAAGCCATAAATGACGCTGGTATAACTGGAGTTACAGCTAGTCTTGATAAGAGTGGCAAAAGAATCGTCTTAAAAAGAAGCGATGGTGAAAATATCGAGGTAAAAGGCAAAAATTCAGCCTTAACAGCTCTAGGTATGAATGAAGCTAATATAAATCCAGTAACCAAAAAGACAGATGGGCTATTTACAAAGCTAGCTAAAATGCTTGATGGTGTCGTTGGTAAAAGTGGTACGATGGTTGCTATGCAAAATCAGTTAAAAGACGAAAACGAGTCGATCACAAAAAATAAAGAGAGCACACAAAAGCTTTTAGATGAGAAATATACAACAATGCAAGAGCGCTTTATCAAGTATAACGCTATCATCGCAAGCTTAGAAAATCAGTTCTCAACACTAAAATCAATAATCGATGCAGAGATAAATAGCAGAAAATAA
- the fliS gene encoding flagellar export chaperone FliS: protein MNQSAYSAYAQSSFGGIESPTKLIEMLYDGILKFIFRTKKAIEAGDIEKKVYYINRTNAIFVELLNSLDYSQGDVAHYLSGLYTRQMQLLAMANIQNDIAALNEVTNVVKQLSEAWREVTSGE from the coding sequence ATGAATCAAAGTGCATATAGTGCATACGCACAGTCTAGTTTTGGGGGCATTGAGTCCCCAACTAAATTAATAGAGATGCTTTATGACGGAATTTTAAAATTTATATTTCGTACCAAAAAGGCGATAGAAGCTGGAGATATAGAGAAAAAAGTTTATTATATTAATAGGACAAACGCTATTTTTGTTGAGCTTTTAAATTCACTTGATTATTCTCAAGGCGATGTAGCTCACTATCTTAGCGGACTTTATACAAGACAGATGCAGCTTCTTGCTATGGCAAATATACAAAACGATATCGCAGCTTTAAATGAAGTAACCAATGTCGTAAAGCAACTATCTGAAGCATGGAGAGAGGTAACATCAGGTGAATAG
- a CDS encoding Type 1 glutamine amidotransferase-like domain-containing protein, translating into MANIFLCSYFAEVASKINEVIDFQGKDIIFIDTAAKFEDVNFYVDEAVEILENFGARLRRLDVSCAQSLAVPVSEKDELFCNDEILSAISQCDIIYISGGNTFYLLNELRKSCAAQAIKNAVKASKIYIGESAGAIVAAPDTRYATLMDENSPNMSDFTGLNLVDFYVVPHFGCKPFVEATHEIMEKFGDLYDLRPINNAEFIAL; encoded by the coding sequence ATGGCGAATATTTTTCTTTGCTCTTATTTTGCGGAGGTTGCGAGCAAGATCAATGAAGTGATAGATTTTCAAGGTAAAGATATTATTTTTATTGATACGGCAGCAAAATTTGAGGATGTAAATTTTTACGTAGATGAAGCGGTGGAGATTTTAGAAAATTTTGGCGCGAGGCTAAGACGCCTTGACGTCTCTTGCGCCCAGAGTTTAGCTGTGCCAGTATCTGAGAAAGATGAGCTATTTTGCAACGATGAAATTTTATCCGCCATTAGTCAGTGTGACATCATTTACATTAGCGGTGGAAATACGTTTTATCTGCTTAACGAGCTGCGAAAATCGTGCGCCGCCCAAGCTATAAAAAATGCGGTCAAAGCGAGTAAAATTTATATCGGCGAGTCGGCAGGAGCGATCGTAGCGGCACCAGATACGAGATATGCTACGCTAATGGATGAAAATAGCCCAAATATGAGCGATTTTACAGGGTTAAATTTGGTTGATTTTTACGTCGTACCGCACTTTGGCTGCAAGCCTTTTGTAGAGGCCACGCACGAGATAATGGAGAAATTTGGGGACTTGTACGATTTACGACCTATAAATAATGCTGAATTTATTGCACTTTGA
- the truD gene encoding tRNA pseudouridine(13) synthase TruD, which translates to MQETTIFKPLYALTHAPIEAYFSKNSDDFVVREIPLYEFSGDGEHLIVEISKKDMTTQEALHVLSEVTGAKMRDFGYAGLKDKQGMTTQFISMPRKFEGTLANFSHEKMKILSLNVHKNKLRIGHLKGNSFFIRLKKVLPSNAKKLEQAFVSIDKMGYANYFGYQRFGKFGDNAETGLELLKNGTINGKKSKNVKLNDFLISAYQSDLFNRWLSKRVEISRFAQDFSLGELAQIYPYLDGAILKNLKSQKRFFKLMEGEVLGHYPHGKCFLCEDLDAEGARFDARDITSCGLIAGAKAYEAQGAARMVEDQIFAQANEYKAKMTGSRRFAWCYLEDVSYKYNEEKAHFTINFTLQKGSYATVVLEEILHKNIFE; encoded by the coding sequence ATGCAAGAAACCACCATTTTTAAGCCACTTTATGCACTCACTCATGCACCTATCGAGGCTTACTTTTCTAAAAATTCAGATGATTTTGTCGTGCGTGAGATACCACTTTACGAGTTTAGCGGTGACGGCGAGCACTTGATCGTTGAAATTTCTAAAAAAGATATGACGACACAAGAGGCCTTGCATGTCTTAAGCGAGGTTACAGGAGCAAAAATGCGCGACTTTGGCTATGCTGGACTAAAGGATAAGCAGGGCATGACGACGCAGTTTATCTCGATGCCTCGTAAATTTGAGGGCACGCTTGCAAACTTTAGCCATGAAAAGATGAAAATTTTAAGCCTAAATGTGCATAAAAATAAGCTTCGTATCGGACATCTAAAGGGAAATAGCTTTTTTATCCGTTTAAAAAAGGTGCTACCAAGTAATGCCAAAAAGCTAGAGCAAGCATTTGTTAGTATCGATAAAATGGGCTATGCAAACTACTTTGGCTATCAACGTTTTGGTAAATTTGGCGACAACGCCGAAACTGGACTGGAGCTTCTTAAAAATGGGACGATAAACGGCAAAAAGAGCAAAAACGTAAAGCTAAACGACTTTTTGATCTCGGCATATCAAAGTGATCTTTTTAATCGCTGGCTTAGCAAACGCGTGGAGATTTCGAGGTTTGCGCAGGATTTTAGCCTAGGCGAGCTAGCTCAAATTTACCCGTATCTTGACGGCGCGATTTTAAAAAATTTAAAATCACAAAAGAGATTTTTTAAGCTGATGGAGGGCGAAGTTTTGGGTCACTATCCGCACGGCAAGTGCTTTTTATGCGAGGATTTGGACGCTGAGGGCGCGCGCTTTGACGCTAGAGATATCACTAGCTGCGGGCTGATCGCGGGCGCGAAGGCGTATGAGGCGCAGGGTGCGGCGAGAATGGTCGAGGATCAAATTTTCGCGCAGGCAAATGAATACAAAGCTAAAATGACGGGATCTAGGCGCTTTGCGTGGTGTTATTTGGAGGATGTAAGCTACAAATATAACGAGGAAAAGGCGCACTTTACGATAAATTTTACGCTGCAAAAAGGAAGCTACGCGACGGTGGTGCTAGAAGAAATCTTGCATAAAAATATCTTTGAGTAG
- a CDS encoding thiamine-phosphate kinase: MDKENFTIECFSNAYIGDDAAVLGKQVFSKDIFAQNSHFRHGWLSLEEIGYKAMIVNFSDTIVMNARPKFALLGLSLPKNFSPQQIKELSVGINRACEEFGVKIIGGDTISSKILNISVSIIGELNGKAVLRENAKYGDLVAFTGELGGSQKGLNSLLRLAQISKNSRFKKPILRDKFFYKAAHLINSAMDISDGLNTDLAKLLKASKKGAKFTKKLSKFELSSGEEYEILFTFSPKNLNAIKRIAAKTRTKISVFAKISNKRLKQNARNHHF; this comes from the coding sequence ATGGATAAAGAAAATTTTACGATTGAATGCTTTAGTAACGCTTATATTGGCGATGATGCGGCCGTGCTTGGCAAGCAGGTCTTTAGCAAGGATATTTTTGCGCAAAACTCGCACTTTAGGCATGGCTGGCTAAGCCTTGAAGAGATCGGCTACAAGGCGATGATCGTAAATTTTTCAGATACGATCGTGATGAATGCTAGGCCAAAATTTGCGCTTCTTGGACTTAGCTTGCCAAAGAATTTTTCGCCACAGCAAATCAAAGAGCTAAGCGTAGGCATAAACAGAGCTTGCGAGGAGTTTGGCGTAAAGATAATCGGTGGCGATACGATAAGTAGCAAAATTTTAAATATAAGCGTTAGTATAATTGGTGAGCTAAATGGCAAAGCTGTGCTTAGAGAAAATGCAAAATACGGCGATCTAGTAGCTTTTACTGGCGAGCTTGGAGGCAGCCAAAAAGGGCTAAATTCACTTCTAAGACTAGCTCAAATTTCAAAAAACTCACGATTTAAAAAGCCTATTTTAAGAGATAAATTTTTCTACAAAGCAGCTCATCTTATAAACTCCGCTATGGATATCTCAGATGGGCTAAATACCGATCTTGCTAAGCTTTTAAAGGCTAGTAAAAAGGGTGCTAAATTTACAAAAAAGCTAAGCAAATTTGAGCTTAGTAGCGGCGAGGAGTATGAAATTTTATTTACTTTTAGTCCTAAAAATTTAAACGCTATCAAAAGGATCGCCGCAAAAACACGGACAAAGATTAGCGTCTTTGCAAAAATTTCAAATAAAAGGTTAAAACAAAATGCAAGAAACCACCATTTTTAA
- a CDS encoding HdrB C-terminal domain-containing protein, with translation MQKIEIFRFNAKKDILSYFKPYFLEILDYANLDELFLHIKKIDPYFQPITGFVKVNDVVVSTAEPLENLYEKFVDKLVISPLDEKRAVLDLEINDDDFWEKFKPFEKFCDQADKEFYASLKPYFYADFVREYEPNFIGVAAIILAHHLYKKEKNDEIMRLINNANGILIACKIDDFIFSGNEIYTEAIRFFKEILGIKEDETSKNELEKIKNLDKFKEFKIAVSDKIPVNLDKFRANFINLNIKIPCGFELLKVNEKLAFALASKTIFNAFDSGADFLLASNEAEFYMFDTLSKKLEKFANRSLQDFYVLRVSELIELENGKIPASLKEHTLKVNLV, from the coding sequence ATGCAAAAAATAGAAATTTTTAGATTTAATGCAAAAAAGGATATTTTGTCGTATTTCAAACCATATTTTTTAGAAATTTTAGATTACGCAAACCTTGATGAACTATTTTTGCATATTAAAAAGATTGATCCGTATTTTCAGCCAATAACTGGCTTTGTGAAAGTAAATGATGTCGTAGTGAGCACTGCTGAACCATTAGAGAATTTATATGAGAAATTTGTAGACAAGCTTGTGATTTCGCCACTTGATGAAAAACGAGCGGTTTTAGATCTTGAGATAAATGATGATGACTTTTGGGAGAAATTTAAGCCATTTGAGAAATTTTGTGATCAAGCAGACAAAGAATTTTATGCAAGCTTAAAGCCATATTTTTATGCTGATTTTGTGAGAGAATACGAGCCAAATTTTATAGGTGTAGCTGCTATCATACTAGCTCATCATCTTTATAAAAAAGAAAAAAATGATGAGATCATGAGGCTTATCAACAATGCAAATGGTATTTTGATAGCTTGCAAGATTGATGATTTTATCTTTAGCGGAAACGAAATTTATACCGAAGCGATTAGGTTTTTTAAAGAAATTTTAGGAATAAAAGAGGATGAAACCTCAAAAAATGAGCTTGAAAAGATAAAAAACTTGGATAAATTTAAAGAGTTTAAAATAGCCGTAAGCGATAAAATCCCTGTAAATTTAGATAAATTTAGAGCAAATTTTATAAATCTAAATATCAAAATTCCTTGTGGATTTGAACTTTTAAAAGTAAACGAAAAGCTTGCATTTGCACTTGCGAGCAAGACCATTTTTAATGCGTTTGATAGCGGGGCTGATTTTTTACTAGCTAGCAATGAGGCTGAGTTTTATATGTTTGACACGCTTTCAAAAAAGCTTGAAAAATTTGCAAACAGAAGTTTGCAGGATTTTTATGTTTTAAGAGTTAGCGAACTGATCGAGCTTGAAAATGGCAAAATTCCAGCAAGCCTAAAAGAGCATACGCTAAAAGTAAATCTAGTCTAA
- a CDS encoding Mur ligase family protein: protein MNIFLSISTVLFIFALAFYVITCFQWFSYRPERVLFHFTKPAWHVFFFIVPLVLFYTTGKWFFIYFYFALLPALYLWHKKLDKKLVFTARVKHFFVIITCAIILNYALNFIIHNAFLAPMPLFVLVVSLFFSEILEKIKFQGFKNKALKKLGANKDLKIILITASYGKTSIKNFLFEILKDSFVCYKTPRSVNTMAGIIKDINENLSEQTQIYIAEAGARLKGDILEITKFLNPQIVIVGEIGAQHIEYFKTLDNIRSTKLEALQSTRLQMAFLHSSTKKEPSENIEIYDESLKDINANLDGISFTLDEKYYASPLLGKFNATNLAVCIKVAKYLKMSDEAVDRALSKMKNVEHRLSKIEAGGKLIIDDSFNGNFSGMSASYELVSTYAGRKVLLTPGIVESDAEQNTNLAKVINEIFDLVVITSSLNAEVLLKHIIKPKIIILKDKNKMQEILAQNTRVGDLILFSNDAPSFI, encoded by the coding sequence ATGAATATATTTTTAAGCATAAGCACAGTTTTATTTATCTTTGCGCTCGCTTTTTATGTGATTACTTGCTTTCAGTGGTTTTCATATAGGCCTGAGCGCGTGCTCTTTCACTTTACAAAGCCCGCTTGGCACGTCTTTTTCTTTATAGTGCCTTTGGTGCTATTTTACACGACTGGTAAGTGGTTTTTTATCTATTTTTACTTTGCGCTTTTGCCAGCTCTTTATCTTTGGCATAAAAAACTTGATAAAAAGCTAGTCTTTACCGCCAGGGTCAAGCACTTTTTTGTGATCATTACTTGCGCTATCATCCTAAACTACGCTTTAAATTTTATCATCCACAATGCGTTTTTGGCACCAATGCCACTTTTTGTCTTGGTTGTGAGCCTATTTTTTAGTGAAATTTTAGAAAAGATAAAATTTCAAGGATTTAAAAACAAGGCTCTTAAAAAACTGGGCGCAAATAAAGATCTAAAAATCATCTTGATCACAGCAAGCTACGGCAAAACGAGTATCAAAAATTTCTTATTTGAAATTTTAAAAGATAGCTTTGTCTGCTACAAAACACCTCGCAGCGTAAATACAATGGCTGGCATCATCAAAGATATCAATGAAAACTTAAGCGAGCAAACGCAAATTTACATCGCAGAAGCAGGCGCTAGGCTAAAGGGCGACATTTTAGAGATCACAAAATTTCTAAACCCACAAATCGTCATCGTAGGCGAGATCGGCGCGCAACACATTGAGTATTTTAAAACGCTTGATAATATCCGCTCTACCAAGCTTGAAGCACTTCAAAGCACTCGTTTGCAAATGGCATTTTTACATAGCTCGACAAAGAAAGAGCCAAGTGAAAATATAGAAATTTACGATGAAAGTCTAAAAGATATCAATGCAAATTTAGATGGAATTTCATTTACGCTTGATGAAAAATACTATGCTTCGCCGCTACTTGGCAAATTTAACGCTACAAATTTAGCCGTTTGCATCAAGGTGGCAAAATACCTAAAAATGAGCGATGAGGCGGTAGATAGAGCGCTATCTAAGATGAAAAACGTCGAGCACCGTCTAAGCAAGATCGAGGCTGGCGGCAAGCTGATAATTGATGATAGCTTTAATGGAAATTTTTCAGGTATGAGCGCAAGCTACGAGCTTGTAAGCACCTATGCTGGCAGAAAAGTGCTGCTAACACCAGGCATTGTCGAGAGTGATGCGGAGCAAAATACAAATTTAGCCAAGGTGATAAATGAAATTTTTGACCTTGTCGTCATCACAAGCTCGCTAAATGCCGAAGTTTTGCTAAAACACATCATAAAGCCAAAGATCATTATCTTAAAGGATAAGAACAAAATGCAAGAAATTCTAGCTCAAAATACGCGTGTTGGCGATCTTATACTATTTTCAAACGACGCACCGAGCTTTATATGA
- a CDS encoding alpha/beta fold hydrolase gives MASRAVKYGSDEYEISYEVVNPKCKKIVLFLHGWGANKEIMKKAFGHYLNEFCHVYIDMPGFGKSSITDPLKTSDYAKIVENFCGELDIKPYIIVGHSFGGKVATLLRPQYLVLLSSAGIIVKKPFIVRAKIAIFKIFKLFGFGKFYKFFATKDVSGMNRVMYETLKNVVDEDFTKHFASFSGKALIFWGENDKATPITSGESIHKLIKNSSFFPLNGDHFFFLLHAKFISDEIEKGLKIEPNEAKNVVLDDDESGIEEIR, from the coding sequence ATGGCGAGTAGGGCGGTAAAGTACGGCTCAGACGAGTATGAGATCAGCTATGAAGTAGTAAATCCAAAATGCAAAAAAATAGTGCTTTTCTTGCACGGCTGGGGCGCTAATAAAGAGATAATGAAAAAGGCATTTGGGCACTATCTAAACGAGTTTTGCCATGTCTATATCGACATGCCAGGCTTTGGTAAAAGCTCCATTACTGATCCGTTAAAAACAAGTGATTACGCAAAAATCGTTGAAAATTTCTGTGGTGAGCTTGACATAAAGCCATATATCATCGTAGGTCATAGCTTTGGTGGCAAGGTCGCAACGCTTCTAAGACCGCAATATCTTGTGCTTTTAAGCTCAGCTGGCATAATTGTCAAAAAGCCATTTATCGTGCGCGCAAAGATCGCTATTTTTAAAATTTTTAAGCTTTTTGGATTTGGAAAATTTTATAAATTCTTTGCCACAAAAGATGTAAGCGGTATGAATAGAGTGATGTATGAGACCCTAAAAAACGTAGTTGATGAGGATTTTACAAAGCATTTTGCTAGCTTTAGCGGCAAGGCTTTGATATTTTGGGGCGAAAATGACAAGGCAACGCCTATAACAAGCGGAGAGAGCATACATAAGCTCATAAAAAATAGTTCATTTTTTCCGCTTAATGGTGATCATTTTTTCTTTTTACTTCACGCTAAATTCATAAGTGACGAGATAGAAAAAGGGCTAAAAATTGAGCCAAATGAAGCAAAAAATGTTGTGCTAGATGACGATGAGAGCGGGATCGAGGAGATAAGATGA
- a CDS encoding type II toxin-antitoxin system Phd/YefM family antitoxin: MVTFTKDEIYTATEVVRNFSSVLSRVGASELKRAVIVKNNKFEAVLLNMEEYERLCEAVSVLESIYAAKKRENDGE, from the coding sequence ATGGTAACTTTTACAAAAGATGAAATTTATACAGCAACTGAAGTGGTTAGAAATTTTAGTTCAGTGCTCTCTCGTGTGGGAGCTAGTGAATTAAAAAGAGCGGTCATTGTAAAAAATAATAAATTTGAAGCAGTGCTTTTAAATATGGAAGAGTATGAGCGCCTTTGCGAAGCAGTAAGCGTGCTTGAGAGCATTTATGCTGCAAAAAAAAGAGAGAACGATGGCGAGTAG
- a CDS encoding D-alanine--D-alanine ligase — protein MNLGVIFGAKSYEHEISIVSAIVLKNVLKQELKFIFCDANRDFYLIEQKDMRANFFSSGKYKNSKKLILSKGGFFIHSLFGDKKVECDVIINLIHGMDGEDGKIAALFDFYGIKYIGPRLEVSALSYNKELTKFLAQKASVKALDYEMLTRESQPKFHYPIILKPARLGSSIGVNIVHDASELAYAKDVAFEFDKDVLVEPFIKGVKEYNLAGCKIDGKIKFSIIEEPKKKEFLDYEQKYLSFSNENKVKEAEISEELKQKLKFNFSKIYDCGFDGAIIRCDFFMIDDEVYLNEINPNPGSLANYLFEDFESTLNALANSLPRERNIKIDYSFINSITSVKGRGKI, from the coding sequence ATGAATTTAGGTGTGATATTTGGAGCAAAGAGCTATGAACATGAGATAAGCATAGTTAGTGCGATAGTTTTAAAAAATGTCCTAAAACAAGAGCTAAAATTTATATTTTGTGACGCAAATAGAGATTTTTATCTTATCGAGCAGAAAGATATGAGAGCAAATTTCTTTAGCTCAGGCAAGTACAAAAATTCAAAAAAGCTCATTTTGTCTAAAGGTGGATTTTTCATACACTCTCTTTTTGGCGATAAAAAAGTAGAGTGCGATGTCATTATAAATTTGATCCACGGCATGGACGGCGAAGATGGCAAGATAGCAGCACTTTTTGACTTTTACGGCATAAAATATATAGGTCCAAGGCTTGAAGTAAGTGCGCTTAGCTACAACAAAGAGCTTACTAAATTTCTAGCGCAAAAAGCTAGCGTAAAGGCGCTTGACTATGAGATGCTAACTCGTGAGAGCCAGCCAAAATTTCACTATCCTATTATTTTAAAGCCAGCAAGACTTGGAAGTAGCATAGGCGTAAATATAGTGCATGACGCCAGTGAGCTAGCTTACGCAAAAGACGTAGCATTTGAGTTTGACAAGGATGTGCTTGTCGAGCCTTTTATAAAGGGAGTAAAAGAGTACAACCTTGCAGGCTGTAAGATAGATGGAAAGATAAAATTTTCTATCATCGAAGAGCCAAAAAAGAAAGAATTTCTTGACTACGAGCAAAAATATCTTAGCTTTTCAAATGAAAACAAGGTAAAAGAGGCTGAAATTTCTGAGGAGCTAAAACAAAAGCTCAAATTTAACTTTTCAAAAATTTATGATTGTGGATTTGATGGAGCGATCATTAGATGCGACTTTTTTATGATAGATGATGAGGTCTATCTAAATGAGATAAATCCAAATCCAGGAAGCCTTGCAAACTATCTATTTGAGGATTTTGAGAGCACTTTAAACGCTCTTGCAAACTCACTTCCAAGAGAGCGTAATATAAAGATTGATTATAGTTTCATAAACTCGATCACTTCAGTAAAAGGTCGCGGAAAAATTTAG
- the ruvA gene encoding Holliday junction branch migration protein RuvA: MIKAIEGIVSKKDPAFVMLKTNSGVSYGIFISLFCSAKLNKGEKVELAITQIIREDANLLYGFLDANEQKMFEMLIKLNGIGASTAMAVCSSLSSQAFTNAIISGDANTFKSVPGIGPKTARRIIAELSDAKLISDESVPSYQNEALMALEALGFKREKIVKILPDCKSENTSDLIKEALKKLG, from the coding sequence ATGATAAAAGCGATCGAAGGTATCGTCAGCAAAAAAGATCCCGCATTTGTGATGCTTAAGACAAATAGTGGTGTAAGTTATGGAATTTTTATCTCGCTTTTTTGCTCGGCCAAACTTAATAAAGGTGAAAAAGTTGAACTCGCTATAACGCAGATAATAAGAGAAGATGCAAATTTACTCTACGGATTTTTGGATGCAAATGAGCAAAAGATGTTCGAAATGTTAATAAAGCTAAATGGAATAGGGGCAAGTACGGCAATGGCAGTTTGCTCAAGTCTTAGCTCGCAAGCATTTACAAATGCCATAATAAGCGGCGATGCAAACACCTTTAAAAGTGTACCAGGTATCGGACCAAAGACTGCTAGGCGCATCATAGCCGAGCTAAGCGATGCAAAACTAATAAGTGACGAGAGCGTGCCAAGCTATCAAAATGAAGCTCTCATGGCGCTTGAGGCGCTTGGCTTTAAACGTGAGAAGATAGTAAAAATTTTGCCTGATTGCAAGAGTGAAAACACGAGCGATCTTATAAAAGAAGCATTAAAGAAATTAGGATAA